A region from the Muribaculum gordoncarteri genome encodes:
- a CDS encoding helix-turn-helix domain-containing protein — MKEQSIELDHIKHIANFSSDYSSFGRDYVFSRLKPGTHPALNYESPWRFNGMTLVLALEGFKSIEVNLEMLEVSPASIISIHPDSIVRMGEIDWSHLEAYVLFMSRDFIRDINLDMNVINASVLMSHHKPVIKLSDKETELVRRYLELLHLNASEDEKSLYVKSIARNLVAALVYQIMEAVSKRKNETEEEPDSHSRSRRVSYVHDFMTLVNRHHGRERSVGFYADKLYISPKYLSLIIKESTGRSAAEWIDEYVILEAKNLLRFSGKNIQQIAYELNFTNQSSFGKYFKHLTGMSPSEFQRS, encoded by the coding sequence ATGAAAGAACAATCAATCGAGCTCGACCACATTAAGCATATTGCCAATTTTTCATCAGACTACAGCAGTTTCGGCCGCGATTACGTGTTTTCACGGTTGAAACCGGGCACGCATCCGGCGTTGAACTATGAGAGTCCGTGGCGTTTCAACGGCATGACATTGGTGCTGGCCCTTGAAGGATTTAAGTCGATAGAGGTCAATCTTGAGATGCTGGAGGTAAGTCCGGCATCGATAATATCGATACATCCCGACAGCATCGTGAGAATGGGTGAGATTGACTGGTCACACCTTGAAGCATACGTCCTGTTTATGTCACGCGATTTCATCCGCGACATAAACCTCGACATGAACGTGATTAATGCAAGTGTGCTGATGTCGCATCATAAGCCGGTAATAAAGCTTTCCGATAAGGAAACCGAACTCGTGCGACGCTATCTTGAACTGCTGCACCTGAATGCTTCGGAGGACGAAAAAAGTCTATACGTAAAGAGCATTGCCCGCAATCTTGTGGCCGCACTCGTTTATCAGATTATGGAAGCCGTGTCAAAGCGCAAGAACGAAACCGAGGAGGAACCCGATTCTCACTCGCGTTCTCGCCGTGTGAGTTATGTCCACGATTTTATGACTCTTGTCAACCGACACCACGGGCGGGAGCGTTCGGTGGGATTCTATGCCGACAAGCTTTACATCTCTCCGAAATATCTGTCGCTGATAATCAAGGAATCGACCGGTCGCAGCGCAGCCGAATGGATCGACGAGTATGTGATACTTGAAGCCAAAAATCTGCTCCGGTTCTCAGGCAAAAACATCCAGCAGATAGCCTACGAGCTCAACTTTACCAACCAGTCATCGTTTGGTAAATACTTCAAGCACCTCACCGGCATGTCGCCTTCGGAATTCCAACGCTCCTGA
- a CDS encoding DUF6291 domain-containing protein gives MENTSKVQSRRGRGLKFDQEWKDAVDRLPKHYRDEICAAIEAYQRDLTVIEVSEGVPRAIFMLIMPTIRRRYRARELRRLARDRKAASQSRRQEAEQRPSIVRNISAQPSPAMQPKPAVQSDPVMVVKQPESASPAPATVPSGRQPAPVAEPAPAAVNVPAAGQPGKSTLEKLIAHRSRRRNRHRRRH, from the coding sequence ATGGAAAATACATCGAAAGTACAGAGCCGCCGAGGCCGGGGATTAAAGTTTGATCAGGAGTGGAAGGATGCAGTCGACCGCCTTCCCAAGCATTACCGCGACGAGATATGCGCCGCAATCGAGGCCTATCAGCGCGACCTGACGGTAATTGAAGTTTCGGAGGGCGTGCCCCGCGCCATCTTCATGCTCATCATGCCCACGATACGCCGCCGCTATCGTGCCCGTGAGCTTCGCCGCCTCGCCCGCGATCGCAAGGCCGCATCACAATCCCGCCGCCAGGAGGCCGAGCAAAGGCCCTCGATAGTCCGCAACATTTCGGCGCAGCCCAGCCCCGCAATGCAACCTAAGCCCGCAGTGCAGTCTGACCCTGTGATGGTGGTTAAGCAACCGGAATCGGCATCTCCTGCCCCGGCAACGGTGCCAAGCGGCCGACAGCCCGCTCCGGTGGCCGAGCCTGCGCCTGCCGCAGTCAATGTCCCTGCCGCCGGCCAACCGGGCAAAAGCACGCTTGAAAAGCTCATCGCCCACAGGTCGCGCCGCCGCAACCGCCATCGCCGCCGCCACTAA
- a CDS encoding alpha-galactosidase: MKALISIIAVILFMLPVEAECAEKKVIRIGTDNTDLILQVGDNGRLYQSYLGPRLRHDEDLTRFDWYRHAASDGSVSRRGWEVYSASGNEEFFEPALAVTHADGNPTTYLYYVDSESKAVEGGTMTVINLKDDKYPVNVTLNYVAYPKENVIKTWSEISHSESKPVTLSAYASTMLYKSAGSYFLTEFSSDWAKEAQMSSQQLQFGKKVIDTKLGSRAAMHTHPFFEIGIDGPVKEHSGEVIMGTLGWTGNFRFIFEVDNVGNLRVIPGINPYASTYELKAGEIFTTPEFIFTVSYDGAAQGSRNLHDWARNYSLKDGMGSRLTLLNNWENTGFNFNQDVLAQLMKEAKDLGVDMFLLDDGWFGNKYPRKDDRAGLGDWEVTHDKLPGGIAALVDSARNAGVKFGIWIEPEMVNPKSELFEKHRDWVIMQPNRDTYYYRNQLVLDMSNPKVQDHVYGVVDDILTENPEVAYFKWDCNSPITNIYSPYCKDKQGQLYIDHVRGVYNVLKRIKAKYPDVPMMLCSGGGARCDYEALKYFTEFWCSDNTDPVERIYIQWGFSQFFPSKAMAAHVTSWNRNTSMKFRTDVASMCKLGFDIGLKEMTPDELAYCRQAVANWKALQPAVMDGDLYRLVSPYESNHAAVDYVSKDKNLAILYAFDINPRFQEKLLPVKLQGLDPDKRYKVEEINLMPGRRSTLARNGEVLSGDYLMKVGLDAFTSSRNTSRVVKLTAME, translated from the coding sequence ATGAAAGCATTAATCTCAATCATTGCCGTAATTTTGTTTATGTTGCCTGTCGAGGCTGAATGTGCCGAGAAAAAGGTAATAAGAATAGGTACCGACAATACCGATCTGATTCTTCAAGTGGGCGACAACGGCCGCTTGTATCAAAGCTATCTTGGCCCTCGCTTGCGTCATGATGAGGATTTGACGCGTTTTGACTGGTATCGTCACGCCGCCAGCGACGGTTCGGTGTCGAGGCGAGGCTGGGAAGTGTACTCGGCTTCGGGCAATGAGGAGTTCTTTGAGCCCGCTCTTGCCGTGACTCATGCCGATGGCAATCCCACAACCTATCTCTACTATGTCGATTCCGAGTCTAAGGCCGTCGAGGGAGGCACTATGACGGTTATTAATCTGAAAGACGACAAGTATCCCGTGAATGTGACATTGAACTATGTAGCCTATCCCAAGGAGAATGTTATAAAGACCTGGAGCGAGATATCGCATTCCGAGAGCAAGCCCGTGACCCTTTCGGCCTATGCGTCGACAATGCTGTATAAGAGTGCCGGGAGCTATTTTCTCACCGAGTTTAGCAGCGATTGGGCCAAGGAGGCGCAGATGAGCAGTCAGCAGCTTCAGTTTGGCAAGAAGGTCATCGACACCAAGCTTGGAAGCCGTGCGGCCATGCACACTCATCCGTTCTTTGAAATAGGCATCGACGGGCCGGTGAAGGAACATTCGGGCGAGGTGATCATGGGTACGCTTGGCTGGACCGGCAACTTCCGATTCATCTTTGAGGTTGACAATGTGGGTAATCTGCGCGTAATTCCGGGCATAAATCCCTATGCCTCGACCTATGAGCTGAAAGCCGGCGAGATATTCACCACTCCCGAGTTCATCTTTACCGTAAGTTACGACGGTGCGGCGCAGGGCAGTCGCAATCTGCACGACTGGGCCCGCAACTACAGCCTTAAGGATGGCATGGGCTCCCGGTTGACGCTGTTGAACAACTGGGAGAACACCGGTTTCAATTTCAATCAGGATGTGCTCGCACAATTGATGAAGGAGGCCAAGGATCTCGGTGTCGACATGTTTCTGCTCGACGACGGCTGGTTTGGCAACAAGTATCCGCGAAAGGACGACCGTGCCGGCCTCGGTGACTGGGAGGTGACTCACGACAAGTTGCCCGGCGGTATAGCCGCATTGGTCGACTCGGCCCGTAATGCGGGTGTCAAGTTTGGTATATGGATTGAGCCGGAGATGGTCAATCCCAAGAGCGAACTGTTTGAGAAACATCGCGACTGGGTGATAATGCAGCCTAACCGCGACACCTACTACTATCGCAATCAGCTTGTGCTCGACATGAGCAATCCCAAGGTGCAGGATCATGTCTACGGAGTGGTCGACGACATTCTCACCGAGAATCCCGAGGTGGCCTACTTCAAGTGGGATTGCAACAGCCCAATAACCAACATATACTCTCCCTACTGCAAGGATAAGCAGGGACAGCTCTATATCGATCATGTGAGGGGAGTGTACAATGTACTGAAACGCATAAAGGCAAAATATCCCGATGTGCCCATGATGCTTTGCTCGGGCGGCGGTGCCCGTTGCGATTACGAGGCTCTCAAATATTTCACTGAATTTTGGTGCAGCGACAATACTGATCCTGTGGAGCGAATCTATATCCAGTGGGGATTTTCACAGTTCTTCCCATCCAAGGCCATGGCGGCCCATGTCACGAGCTGGAACAGGAATACTTCGATGAAATTCCGAACCGATGTTGCGTCTATGTGCAAGCTCGGCTTCGACATAGGTCTTAAGGAGATGACTCCCGACGAACTCGCCTATTGTCGCCAGGCGGTGGCCAACTGGAAAGCCCTGCAACCGGCTGTGATGGATGGCGATTTGTACCGGCTCGTGTCGCCCTACGAAAGCAATCACGCCGCTGTCGACTATGTTTCCAAGGACAAGAATCTTGCGATTCTCTACGCGTTTGACATCAATCCCCGCTTTCAGGAGAAGCTTTTGCCGGTCAAGCTGCAGGGCCTCGACCCCGACAAGCGTTATAAGGTGGAGGAGATAAACCTTATGCCCGGAAGGCGTTCGACACTTGCCCGCAACGGAGAGGTGCTGTCGGGCGACTACCTGATGAAGGTCGGCCTTGACGCCTTCACTTCAAGCCGCAACACAAGTCGCGTCGTGAAGCTCACCGCCATGGAATAG
- a CDS encoding NAD-dependent epimerase/dehydratase family protein: MKRVLIIGAGGFIGGFIAAESLRRGYETWVAVRESTSRRFLDDPRLHFVVLDYDDPVQMQQALSDALPVGEKWDWIVYNLGATKVTNYFDFNRINYMYLKSVVETLKAIDKVPERFLYMSSLSALGPGDEKGYAPYTSRNIPNPNTRYGLSKVKSETFLAMTPDFPWIIFRPTGVYGPHERDYLMMIKSIDRHWDFGVGYRKQMLTFIYVSDLAAAVFDALQRGKTGKSYLISEPKAYTQSQFRRIVARELDKKWVIPVRLPLWAVKIASIVAEKYGVAKMKPSTLNSDKYKIMKQRNWNVDVSDAVADFGFNPQFDLERGIKATVEAYRKEQAEEKEANKKLKK, from the coding sequence ATGAAACGAGTATTGATTATTGGTGCCGGAGGTTTTATCGGCGGTTTTATTGCCGCCGAGAGCTTGAGGCGCGGTTATGAAACATGGGTGGCAGTGCGTGAATCGACTTCGCGCAGGTTTCTCGACGACCCGAGGTTGCACTTTGTCGTTCTTGACTATGATGATCCGGTTCAGATGCAACAGGCTCTCTCCGACGCACTTCCCGTCGGCGAGAAGTGGGATTGGATTGTTTACAATCTCGGTGCGACCAAGGTGACCAACTACTTCGACTTCAACCGCATCAACTATATGTATCTTAAAAGCGTGGTTGAAACTCTCAAGGCCATTGACAAGGTTCCCGAGCGGTTCCTTTATATGAGCAGCCTCAGCGCTCTCGGCCCCGGCGACGAGAAGGGCTATGCGCCTTACACCTCGCGCAACATTCCCAATCCCAATACACGTTACGGCCTGTCGAAGGTGAAGAGCGAAACGTTCTTGGCCATGACTCCCGACTTTCCGTGGATTATATTCAGGCCCACAGGCGTTTACGGCCCTCACGAGCGCGACTATCTGATGATGATAAAGAGCATCGACCGTCATTGGGATTTCGGAGTGGGCTATCGCAAGCAGATGCTTACATTTATTTATGTAAGCGACCTGGCTGCGGCGGTGTTTGACGCGCTGCAACGTGGCAAGACCGGAAAATCTTACCTTATAAGCGAGCCTAAAGCCTATACGCAGAGCCAGTTCCGTCGCATCGTGGCGCGTGAGCTCGACAAGAAGTGGGTGATTCCCGTGAGATTGCCGCTGTGGGCCGTCAAGATTGCCTCGATAGTCGCCGAGAAGTACGGCGTGGCAAAGATGAAGCCGTCGACGCTCAACTCCGACAAGTATAAGATTATGAAGCAGCGCAACTGGAATGTCGATGTGTCGGATGCAGTGGCCGATTTCGGTTTCAATCCGCAATTTGACCTGGAGCGGGGCATAAAGGCCACAGTTGAGGCCTACCGTAAGGAGCAGGCCGAGGAGAAGGAAGCTAATAAAAAATTAAAGAAATGA
- a CDS encoding malate dehydrogenase: MSFLTNEKLTIVGAAGMIGSNMAQTAAMMRLTPNICLYDPFEPALKGVAEELYHCGFEGMNITYTSDIKEALTGASYIVSSGGAARKAGMTREDLLKGNAEIAAQFGKDVRAYCPDVKHIVVIFNPADITGLITLLYSGLKPSQVTTLAALDSTRLRSELSKYFKIPADDIVNARTYGGHGEQMAVFASTTTVNGKPLTEIIGTEALPEKEWEEMKVRVIQGGKNIIDLRGRSSFQSPAYLSIEMIAAAMGGKPFRWPAGTYVNDAKYHHIMMAMETTISKDGVKCKEITGTREEQDEMEKSYQHLCKLRDEIIEMGIIPPIKDWHKLNKYVDESTDK, from the coding sequence ATGAGCTTTTTAACAAATGAAAAACTGACCATTGTCGGAGCTGCCGGAATGATCGGTTCCAACATGGCACAAACAGCGGCAATGATGCGACTCACTCCCAACATCTGCCTATACGATCCCTTTGAACCGGCTCTTAAAGGTGTAGCCGAGGAGCTTTACCACTGCGGTTTTGAAGGAATGAACATAACCTACACATCAGACATCAAAGAGGCACTCACCGGAGCATCCTACATCGTATCATCGGGCGGCGCCGCCCGTAAGGCCGGAATGACCCGCGAGGACCTTCTGAAGGGCAACGCCGAAATCGCAGCACAGTTTGGAAAGGATGTGCGCGCTTATTGTCCCGATGTAAAACACATCGTAGTCATATTCAACCCCGCCGACATAACCGGACTTATCACTCTGTTATACTCGGGACTCAAACCCTCGCAAGTAACCACTCTCGCAGCACTCGACAGCACCCGACTACGCAGCGAATTGTCGAAGTACTTCAAGATTCCCGCCGACGACATAGTAAACGCCCGCACCTACGGCGGTCACGGCGAACAGATGGCAGTGTTTGCCTCCACGACAACCGTCAACGGCAAGCCTCTAACTGAAATCATAGGCACCGAAGCCCTGCCCGAAAAGGAGTGGGAGGAGATGAAGGTGCGTGTGATACAGGGAGGAAAGAACATCATCGATCTTAGAGGAAGGTCGTCGTTCCAAAGCCCGGCCTACCTGTCGATAGAGATGATTGCCGCCGCGATGGGCGGAAAGCCTTTCCGCTGGCCTGCAGGAACCTATGTAAACGACGCCAAGTATCATCATATAATGATGGCCATGGAAACGACCATCAGCAAGGACGGCGTCAAGTGCAAGGAGATTACCGGAACACGCGAAGAGCAGGATGAGATGGAAAAGAGCTACCAGCACTTGTGCAAGCTCCGTGACGAAATAATCGAAATGGGCATTATTCCTCCCATCAAGGACTGGCATAAACTCAACAAATACGTTGACGAATCCACCGACAAATAA
- a CDS encoding MBL fold metallo-hydrolase produces MAKRINFSSHDMPGLFDDFESSMPVHPDIERHARLAGLTGGQAEVKVDGDPLGPVVVKPVPNKIVFMSFGSGSSGNCAYIGDARSGFLIDAGVDCKRIERGLNEYGLDMNHVKGICITHDHSDHMRYAYSIVRKYRHIRLYCTPRTLSGILRRHSVSRRIMDYQVNIYKEIPFTVDNFTFTAFEVMHDGSDNAGFYVEHDNRAFAFATDLGCISERADYYMRRADYLMIESNYDLNMLRFGPYPEYLKARIMNVNGHLDNRMTAEYLASIYADRLSYVFLCHLSHDNNTPEIALNESRTALENIGLKVGGGMDSPDDIGADIQLVALPRFDCSRLYTLRI; encoded by the coding sequence ATGGCGAAACGCATCAATTTTTCATCACATGATATGCCGGGCCTTTTTGACGACTTTGAGTCGTCGATGCCGGTGCATCCCGATATAGAACGACATGCCAGGCTTGCAGGACTGACCGGTGGCCAGGCTGAAGTAAAGGTCGACGGCGACCCGCTCGGCCCGGTAGTGGTCAAGCCTGTGCCCAACAAGATTGTGTTCATGTCATTCGGCAGCGGAAGCAGCGGCAACTGCGCCTACATAGGCGATGCGCGTTCTGGATTCCTGATCGATGCAGGGGTCGATTGCAAGCGCATCGAGCGCGGACTTAATGAGTATGGCCTCGACATGAACCACGTGAAGGGTATATGCATAACCCACGATCACAGCGACCACATGCGTTACGCTTACTCGATCGTGCGCAAATATCGTCACATAAGGCTCTACTGCACGCCGCGCACTCTTTCGGGCATATTGCGCCGTCACAGCGTGTCGCGACGCATAATGGACTATCAGGTCAATATTTACAAGGAGATTCCGTTTACTGTCGACAACTTCACGTTTACTGCCTTCGAGGTGATGCACGACGGCAGCGACAATGCCGGATTCTATGTCGAGCACGACAACCGGGCGTTTGCATTTGCTACCGACCTCGGCTGCATATCGGAACGCGCCGACTACTACATGCGCCGGGCCGATTACCTGATGATTGAAAGCAACTACGACCTCAATATGCTTCGATTCGGGCCCTACCCCGAGTATCTGAAGGCGCGCATAATGAACGTCAACGGACATCTCGACAACCGCATGACGGCCGAGTATCTCGCCTCGATTTATGCCGATAGATTGTCCTATGTATTCCTGTGTCACCTTAGTCACGACAACAACACTCCCGAGATTGCGCTCAACGAGTCGCGCACGGCGTTGGAGAATATCGGCCTTAAGGTGGGCGGCGGCATGGATTCACCCGACGACATAGGTGCCGACATACAGCTTGTCGCGCTTCCGCGCTTCGACTGCTCGCGACTCTACACTCTCAGGATATAA
- a CDS encoding SAM-dependent methyltransferase, whose protein sequence is MDRDIPTIYLIPVTLGDSPVDRVLPSYNLEVIHRVSYFIVENVRSARRFLKACDRSIDIDSLHFSELNQHTAPEQIPALLGPAEEGHDIGVISEAGCPAVADPGADVVAIAQRRGYRVVPLVGPSSILLSLMGSGFNGQSFTFNGYLPIDQSARTAKMHEMERRIMRENQTQIFIETPYRNNKLIAELSRTLPQSLLLCVASDITCSRQSIITQPLSKWARATYNYDKIPTIFLLYK, encoded by the coding sequence ATGGACCGGGACATTCCGACAATCTATCTTATTCCCGTTACGCTTGGCGATTCGCCCGTTGACCGTGTGCTTCCCTCCTACAATCTGGAGGTGATTCACCGCGTAAGCTACTTTATTGTCGAGAATGTGCGCTCGGCGCGAAGATTCCTGAAGGCATGCGACCGTTCCATTGACATTGATTCGCTCCATTTCAGCGAGCTGAATCAGCACACGGCTCCCGAGCAGATTCCCGCTCTGCTTGGCCCTGCCGAGGAGGGGCACGACATTGGCGTGATTTCCGAAGCCGGATGTCCTGCCGTCGCCGATCCGGGTGCCGATGTTGTGGCTATCGCACAGCGTCGTGGCTATCGTGTGGTTCCGCTTGTGGGGCCTTCGAGCATATTGCTATCGTTGATGGGTTCCGGTTTTAACGGTCAGAGCTTTACGTTCAACGGTTATCTGCCCATCGACCAGTCGGCGCGTACCGCCAAAATGCATGAAATGGAGCGTCGTATCATGAGGGAGAATCAGACTCAGATTTTCATCGAAACTCCCTACCGCAACAACAAGCTGATTGCCGAGCTGTCACGCACGCTGCCGCAATCGCTGTTGCTTTGTGTCGCATCCGACATCACTTGCTCCCGGCAGAGCATAATCACTCAGCCGCTGTCCAAGTGGGCCCGGGCCACATATAACTATGATAAGATTCCAACCATTTTCTTGCTCTACAAATAA
- a CDS encoding TonB-dependent receptor — protein sequence MKRLLLLASAIWLMCAAAIAAPDDIKCSGVVVDEQGEPIIGATVTLPGTSTATATDVDGHFTLLVPQGKKLNITYIGYKPVEVVAKPDMGTIPMEVEAQMLKDVVITQSAARTRLTPVAVSTLGAQTIDVKLGNQELPEVLKTTPGVWTTRDGGGFGDAKTNMRGFKSPNVAVMVNGIPINDMEWGGVYWSNWAGLGDVAANIQTQRGLGATIVSTPSVGGTINITTRTIDVEKGGSVWYGMGNDGMNNFGVKVSTGLMKNGWAITVLASRKWGDGYIQGTPFNSYNYFVNVSKRINENHQLALTAFGAPQTHYKRDSNYGGLTIDGYQTYAKRYMGSESMYRYNPTFGYDNNGQMRNSSYNYYHKPQISLNHIWKIDETSSLSSAVYVSLANGGGYSGQGSGLDGYTYSDWRGAQYGELNMKFRRPDGTFNYGAIQDLNAASTNGSKLVMSESINSHKWFGLVSSYKKELELGRNKLNLTGGIDLRYYVGDHKNKINDLYGGEYFIDYSTRKDVDPLLNSAAANPNWKYEKLGIGDIVYRNYLGYTVQEGIYGQGEYTILDGKFNFVLSGALNNTSYWRRDKFYYDKANEKSETVNFIGGTIKGGANYNIDDFNNVFFNLGYISRAPFFSGGAFLNSTNSNAINKDAVNEKVMSYEIGYGYNSRTFAISVNAYWTKWMDRSGLSRRGEFSRADGTFYMNMTGVDARHMGIEMNFNWIPVRWLNVEGMISWGDWIWDSNANGYFYNQLGQPIQNLTDGALADGIGAENHLKSTLNQKGVKVGGSAQTTGSLSLTFLPFKGFRIGGDWVMNARNYSDFYISPSSLGTKAINVNDLWQIPWGQQLDLNASYRFKIGNVNATLYGNVYNLFNYNYIMDAQTPTSSNGTWQEAYSVFYSFGRTYTVRMRINF from the coding sequence ATGAAGAGACTCCTTCTCTTGGCCAGTGCTATCTGGCTCATGTGTGCAGCGGCGATAGCCGCGCCGGATGATATCAAATGTAGTGGCGTAGTAGTCGATGAGCAGGGCGAACCTATCATCGGTGCTACAGTGACCCTTCCGGGAACTTCCACGGCCACTGCTACCGATGTCGACGGACATTTTACCTTGCTTGTGCCCCAAGGCAAGAAACTCAATATCACTTACATCGGATACAAGCCCGTTGAGGTTGTCGCAAAGCCCGACATGGGTACAATACCCATGGAGGTTGAGGCCCAGATGCTTAAGGATGTCGTGATAACCCAGTCGGCTGCCCGCACACGTCTTACTCCTGTGGCAGTGTCGACTCTTGGAGCACAGACTATCGATGTCAAGCTCGGTAATCAGGAACTCCCCGAAGTGCTGAAGACTACACCCGGTGTGTGGACAACGCGTGACGGTGGCGGTTTCGGTGACGCTAAGACCAATATGCGTGGTTTCAAGAGCCCCAATGTCGCTGTGATGGTCAACGGTATTCCCATCAACGACATGGAGTGGGGAGGTGTTTATTGGTCCAACTGGGCCGGACTCGGTGATGTCGCTGCCAATATTCAGACTCAGCGCGGTCTTGGTGCCACTATCGTGTCGACTCCCTCGGTGGGCGGTACAATCAACATCACCACCCGCACTATCGATGTCGAGAAGGGCGGTAGCGTTTGGTATGGAATGGGTAATGACGGAATGAACAACTTCGGTGTGAAGGTGTCGACCGGTCTTATGAAGAACGGATGGGCTATAACCGTGCTTGCTTCGCGCAAGTGGGGCGACGGATACATCCAGGGCACTCCCTTCAACAGCTACAACTACTTCGTGAACGTGTCGAAGCGCATAAATGAAAACCATCAGTTGGCATTGACCGCTTTCGGTGCTCCTCAGACTCACTACAAGCGTGACTCCAACTATGGCGGTCTTACAATTGACGGCTATCAGACCTATGCAAAGCGCTATATGGGTAGCGAAAGCATGTACCGTTACAACCCCACATTCGGTTACGACAATAACGGACAGATGCGCAACTCGAGCTATAACTACTATCACAAGCCTCAGATTTCATTGAACCACATCTGGAAAATCGATGAAACTTCTTCACTCTCATCGGCTGTTTACGTTTCTCTTGCCAACGGAGGCGGTTACAGCGGTCAGGGTTCGGGCCTCGACGGATACACCTACTCCGATTGGCGCGGTGCCCAGTACGGTGAGCTCAACATGAAGTTCCGTCGCCCCGACGGTACATTTAACTACGGTGCTATTCAGGATCTTAACGCAGCAAGTACCAACGGTTCAAAGCTTGTAATGTCGGAGTCAATCAACTCGCACAAGTGGTTTGGACTCGTATCGAGCTACAAGAAAGAGCTTGAACTCGGTCGCAACAAATTGAATTTGACCGGCGGTATCGACCTCCGTTACTATGTCGGCGATCACAAGAACAAGATTAACGACCTATATGGCGGTGAATACTTCATCGACTACAGCACACGTAAGGATGTTGACCCGCTTTTGAACTCGGCTGCCGCCAATCCCAACTGGAAATACGAGAAACTCGGCATAGGCGACATCGTTTACCGCAACTATCTCGGTTACACTGTACAGGAGGGTATCTACGGCCAGGGCGAATACACAATCCTTGACGGTAAGTTCAATTTCGTATTGTCGGGTGCCCTTAACAACACAAGCTACTGGCGTCGCGACAAGTTCTACTACGACAAGGCTAACGAAAAGTCGGAAACTGTCAACTTCATCGGTGGAACCATAAAGGGTGGTGCCAACTATAACATTGACGATTTCAACAACGTATTCTTCAATCTCGGTTACATAAGCCGTGCCCCCTTCTTCTCGGGAGGTGCATTCCTTAACTCGACCAACTCCAACGCCATCAACAAGGATGCCGTAAACGAAAAGGTAATGTCCTATGAAATCGGTTACGGTTACAACTCCCGCACATTTGCTATCAGCGTAAATGCTTATTGGACCAAGTGGATGGACCGCAGCGGATTGTCGCGTCGTGGTGAGTTCTCTCGCGCCGATGGTACATTCTATATGAACATGACCGGTGTCGACGCTCGTCACATGGGTATAGAGATGAACTTCAACTGGATTCCTGTAAGATGGTTGAATGTCGAAGGTATGATTTCATGGGGTGACTGGATTTGGGACAGCAATGCCAACGGTTACTTCTACAATCAGCTTGGACAGCCTATCCAGAATCTTACCGATGGTGCTCTTGCCGACGGTATCGGTGCTGAAAACCACTTGAAGTCGACCCTTAACCAGAAGGGCGTGAAGGTGGGCGGTTCGGCTCAGACCACCGGTTCGCTTTCATTGACTTTCCTTCCCTTCAAGGGATTCCGCATCGGCGGTGACTGGGTGATGAATGCCCGCAACTACAGCGACTTCTACATTTCGCCCTCTTCGCTCGGAACAAAGGCTATCAATGTCAACGACCTTTGGCAAATTCCCTGGGGACAGCAGCTTGACCTCAATGCAAGTTATCGTTTCAAGATTGGAAATGTCAATGCCACTCTCTACGGCAATGTCTACAACTTGTTCAACTATAACTACATCATGGATGCCCAGACTCCTACCTCGTCCAACGGAACATGGCAGGAAGCTTATAGCGTATTCTATTCATTCGGCCGCACCTACACCGTTCGTATGAGAATTAATTTCTAA